Within Anopheles nili chromosome 3, idAnoNiliSN_F5_01, whole genome shotgun sequence, the genomic segment ACGATGTTTCGCAAAATCAATATCCTTATTCCACTCAGGGATCTGAAAATATAAGCGTGGATTTATTACAGGATATTCAACTTTTTACCGGATCGCTTACTTTATGAATTGACGCAGAAATTCTTAATAACTTCAATCGTTGATCCAGCCTATGTTCAGCAGGACGTTCAAAGGTGGCGCTATTAATACATTATGTGGAATATTCGATATATCATATTCTTTCATCATTCTATTATCACCAGTAATGCATCTTACCTATTCTCTGGAATGCTCTCAGACTCGCATAGAAATACTCGAAGTTCAAGCTTCTTCCAAACTGGCAACATTTTAATGATGCAGGCTAGCTGCATCATAAACTGTGAGACAACATCGAATGGATCTTCATTTTTCGGCTCAAAAATGTTCACTGGCCATACGTCGATGAAGCGAATGTGGTTATTTCGTGCAATCATTTGCTTATCCAATCGATGGAAATGACGACAGAGacataaattttttttcatccgcaACACATCATCGATGATTCGCACGTACTCGACTACACCCATAGATTTCGTTTCACCACTCTTTCGATACGGAAACAGCTTGATTTCGTTACCATCGAATTCATTCGTTTTGTATGGTGAATCTTCACTGCAATATATAAATAAAGAATGTTTGATCAATCTCTTTGCAGATTCATTTGGacattaatttttactttcactCACAATTCAAAAAAATCCCTCGATTGTTCCTCATCGTAGAATCCAAGAATGGCTGTGTTCGGTTTCATAGCTCCCATtccagaaatacgaatgagaTGTTGTATCCCCTCGCGTACGCTTCTAGATAAAGTCAACTCAACAAAGGCTTTAACTTTCAAGTGATCCACCAGCGAAAGCCACTGCGTGTACTCTTCTATCGTAGGATCATTCGACGAATCGTTCTCAACAAATTCGCCAGCTTTAACATGTCCAATTATATATAAGCCACCCTTTTTCATATCGTTCACGAAATGTAGCAACGGACAACATGAACGTGGGCTAGAGACAAGAAGTAACATTTGCGGTCGCCAAAACTTTACGTGGTCTTTTCGGGAATCTAACATTAACAGATATTTGCGAACCTGATGGAACATCAGTGCTTGCGAAATTGAGCCCCATTGTGCACCTTGAGCGGCAGgagaaaacaaatgcaaagcAATGACCAGTAGAAGACAAAGAATGATACTGGACAAGGCATAGATGGAATTAATGACAAACATCATTATAGCTGTTCCAAGAAGACCGATGAACGCAGTATGCCATGAATAATATTTATATGTTGGACGGAAATTTGGTGCTCCTGTTATATCGATGCCAAGGCATGCTAAGTTTGTCGCCAAATAAGCAAGCATGAATAATACAGAATTGATCTGTGCTATTGTGTTCAAAGAACCgatcaataaaataatttctaCCAAAACCCAGCTAGCAATCACGGCTGCGATTGGATTGCTCTTGAAGGTACCCTTTACGACAAAGCTAAGCAATGGGCCAAACACACGATCCTTCGCTAGCGCCTCCATTACACGACTTGCCCCGATCAAATTACTTAATCCGGTTGAAAAGGTTGCCGTCAAAATGCCAATAGTTACAAATGTTGGCCAAATATTGATTGGtcctaaaaacaaaaaattattttgtaacAACGTACTTGTCGTTGTGGCGGCTATCAATATCGAAAGTGCCATATAGCACAAGAATGTAAAAAGCACGGCAGAAAGGGTACCCGCTGGAATGCTTTTAGATGGATTTTTCAAATCTCCGGACATGTTAGCTCCCGCCATGATACCTGTGACACCGGAAAACAGTACTCCAAATACAACCGCAAAATTAACCTGGTTTCCATTTGAGGTGTAGTCTTTTGTGTAATTGGTGGCCAAGTTTGCTAACAGTGTATCTGCCTGTAAGCCTGTGTAATGGGCGGTTGTAAAATTCACCAAACTGTTTTCATGCGGAATGGCGACTTCCATTGGTCCTTGAGTAAGAAAACTGATATAAGTTGAGAGCAAGCAAATAACCACCACTCCAAGAATCATCATAGACGTTTTCGCAAACATTTCCGCCCCAATCAGAACAACTATTAGCATCAGTGTGTTGATAGAGCTGCAGTATAGGAAACGCCACCAGCGACCATCCGGAATAGAGCCACTTCCAGTACCATCGGTAGGACCAAAGTTTTGTATGATACCTTCAGCACATCCAGATATCGCCAAACCGCAGCCCACTACATTGGCCAGAAAAAACAGCGTGCCAATAGAGCCGCCGAATTCTGGGCCAAGAGTGCGACTTATCATGACTAAAAAGAAACCATGAAACACATTAAAAACCCGTCCGCTAATACGAGTGGGCGTATACATACAGTACACACCACCGCCTTCTACGGCGCCGTTTGTAGATATCGCGCACACAGAGGAAACGGTGAAGAGCAGAATAACATAAGCGATAATAAACTGCAGTAATGTAACGTACAGGCCAGCATTACCAACGATGAAACCTGACGAAACACAGAAACAACatgtaaaaaaacatcgaatctcattcaaaatatatatatgtgccgtTTCAGTAGCTATACGCACCAACTCGAATAAACACCAAAGCACTAAACATCGATAACGCTACAGGACAAAACACTCCAGCAAACGTTCCCAACGTTCGACCAGAGTTTGTCACAGGATCAGTAATACTTCCGAATTCAACATATCCTGCAGGATCATTAGTTTGTGCGGGCGATGAAAACAAACTACCAAATTGTCGGATCAGACGAGATGTTCCCACACCATTCGTGCGTCCCGTGATTGGGGAAGATTCGGACGATTCAACGGGATCGTTGTTCGTACTACGGACATTATTTTGAGCGATCATTCTAATCGCAAATGTCCAACTTGCGTTAGAAATCGATGATAATATCAAAATATAAGCTACCAAGATGTGATTGTATTttggaataaaatatgcaGATGTTGATAATCCACCAATTTCAACGCTCAGAATAAGAAATGGATGCTCTGAAAACAATATAAGAAGTTATACCACAAACAAttattggaaaacaaaattgactGTGATACTATTTCGACATCATTCAGTTGGTTTCTAATCACAAATGCTCTGTTCACTATTACCGAGATCGAATTCAGCAACCGTTCCAACACATATCAATCACAGATGCTTACCTCATTAGTTCCTTGTTGTCATCGATAAAACTAGGCTGCAGCAGGCTttacaaaaagcaaacaaagaagATCACTGTGTATTAGATTAGAACCAACGATGAATGTTAGTAAACACACATTGACTCATGCCTGCTAGATTCAACATcatcttcttttgctttttttgcttagcCTCAGGTTCTATATACGAATCGAGCATCCGGAGCTTTCACAATAATTCGTTACTGTATTGTTACCCAGACTTCAAGAAACGTTGTGAAATTGGTAGAATATATAGTTTTAATGAATATCTATACTTATGATTGactatcaattttcaattttttctaGTTTATCATTATGTTAACATTTGTCGCAATCTTCTGTACTTTAGAAATGTTAAAgtaatttgattattttgcagatttgttattgttgttggcAATTGTTTGTGTATCAAAGTCAGATGCGAGTTTAAAATGCATAGTCGAGTTGTTCAGCTCTACTACAAGTTACTGGTCACCGCACGCAGTTTTTCGATGAAACGTAAGtcgtattctttttttcaatgtaGAAACGACGGTTGCAATGAGCACCAACGACATGTTGCTATATTTGTTTCATAActtgttgattttatgatAAGTTATATTGGATGGCTATTTTAAATATCATCTGCTCAGCCGTTTCATACTATGACTAAGCCATGACTCATTCAAAAGTCGTTaccatccctttttttctaatcATTCACAGTTCACCCGGTATTTTATCTGTTTATATGTTTGATATACTGCAAAGATTGCTGTTGCATACGTAATTATTCCATCTTTTCTGTGTGTTAATTGATATATTCCGAGCTGCGATCGCGTCAATGTAGATCAGACATGTCAAACATACGGCCCGCAATGGAATTACAAGTACATCGATTATTATCTGGCTTGGTTCGTGGTATAgcttgaaaataatttgaatttgttgtGTATATACACAATTTACGCTTAGGTACCACCCTGTGATAATCCCACTTGAAGTCAAAATTAATTCCGGGAATGCGCGCGTTTTTCTGGAGACCATATGGACAGGAAATGTAGAAAAAGCAAGAATTAAGCGGATCACGAACATGAACACAAATTTGCGCTCAAATTTGAAAATCGCTCGCACGAATATCTTCATCCATTTCATTCTGACAACCGCGTCAGTTCTGTTCTATCGTTCCAAAGTTTACATGTAAAAACACATGCCGTCACTGTTGCGAACGCAACGGGTAGGTTTGAAAATATAATAGGCATTACCTGTAACTTATGGAAGGATCGTTATCGTTAGGCCGATATAAACATATAAGCATGAGCGGGCACGATACATGACACTGAAAACAAGCGCATCAGCCATAAAAATATGGATCGAGTTTACAAGAAACAGCAACTagcaaacaacgaaacaacaacTGACACCTCTGCAAGATAAGCAAACACACTACAAACGATGACACCATTCGACGAAGCAGCTCACTGGGACGATGTTCAAACCGCTGACtggccaatttttttttagaccaaaccaaaccaaaccaaaaaatccGTGGGAAATACCTTGACCATTAGTATATAAGCTcaaatgtgtggaaaataaatcagattCAATCAAGAGCTCATACAAGAGGAGGTTCTTCATTTATTGAAACGCTTTCCTCACTtacagcacgcggttgtttcTCACGCCGGGTTTCTGCCCATATCCGAACTGTCCAACACCAGATCTCCCCCTTCAGCAGCATGGGTTCCCCGAATTATTCGGTAGCTggaacaactagcgggaaggttggaaacTCTTTGGAGATCAACGGTGCGAGACCTTGCTCGGGCAGATTCCCGTACAATaatatttttgctgctgccagcgatacTCTCTTGCTAGGGGCCTGCTCGAGAGTCCGCTCAGCAACAGTCACCGTGAATGCAAGGTGGAATTTTGATTCTGGATGTCAATTTTCCTGAAAATAAAGTCAGCTACCGACTTATTCTGGATATCTTATGATATCCAGAATAAATGGATACTgatgttgaaattgaaaaaacagcgattttgttttgtcaatCCGCAATAAATTAGTGAAGGTGCAGTGAAAGCTAGTTACGTAACAGCAAATGAAATTGCTATCTCATCAAAATCATTCACGGAAGGGGAATTCGTCAAACGATGCATACTATTGAACTTAATAAGCCTGTTCAGAAACACAGTAGCCGACAAAATTTCGGACCTTGCAACTGATCTGGACAATCAGctgaaaaaaagtgaaagataTTGTGACGGTTTCAATTACCATCGACGAAAGCACCGACATAACCGATATCGCTCAATTGGCTATATTAAATAGGGACATAAATGCATTGCTGGATATAACGGATACATTTGTTCAGCTGGTACTGTTCGGTACGAGTATGATTTTACCTTTACGGCGGCTCGGTGATTTgtatatttgaataaatgtgtGGAAAGTATacagattttgtttttgtttttgcctaaTCAACTTAATTCTACCTCAACCTATCTAAAACTACGATAGCGTATTACAACTAACTAACATTTATCTATGTCTAAGAAGATATAAGTTCTCTTATGTGAGTATAAGGAGATGCTGCAAATGTTTCTTTCATCTTAAAGGTTTTCTTTATTAAAAATTCTTCTAGCGAGACTACTTCTGCTTGTTGATATAATTCTCTGTTCCTAGTGAATCTGTTTACATTTACGATCATGCGTAGTACTTTATTTAGCATTACCTGTATGTTTTGCCTGTTGGTTCGTGCGGATGGCTCCCACACTGAAGAGGCTTACGTAGCTGCTGGGAGCAGAATTTGTTCATAGACTGCCAGCTTATTTGGCTTACATAATTTGGCTCTACTATTTATTATTAACCTAACCTAGTAATCTATTACTAACCCTAAGTATTTCACTACTTGGGTCCGTATATTTTCAACCTTAAAGCCTTGGTTGGATTtagtttttgcttcattctaTGTGGGAATATAATTCTCTTATCTTCCAATCGTGGGCATACTTGATGAAACCATCAAGGCAATGCTCAGCCTTGTTTAGAAGCAAGGACTAGGGACCTACCTTTCACGGCAATGGCAGTGTCGTCTGCAAACAGATACTGGCCAGAGCATAAGATAGAACCGAGTGTAAGGCCACTCTGAATGTTCGATGATTGACATTGTTTTTGATGATCTTCAAAAGGTAGTTTGGGGTAACAAAGCCGTTTAGCTTGTGTATCGTTTCATCATGCCCTACGTTGTCGAATTGTTGCTGCGCAACCGTTCCGACGGACCGCGTGAAAGTACTATTTATTTAGTACAGTCAGTAGTgtatcaattgtcaaaaaatgtatggagttcgcttgctggtttggtccgagtaatggacacgcaaaacttacgtggtgcttATTGaactcgtttgtatatttagtttttctatataaaaacaaatctaaaaaaattcaattaattatttctccttttgctatgaaataatagtgttattgtaaatacagtcccgttcaaaattgtttatattttaaactgtcatcgagacaaCTCGTCGtgtccgacgatgtccgatagcgtaggtccacgactcaggaaaacacaaattggtcgctcattctTAGTCACTCATAACTAGTCGCTCAATCATGCAGTTTGGTCCGATAGGTGGCACGCCCCATACGACATAAAAACTGATGCGATGGTATAATATTGAGTTCGGATACTACCTTTTGAAGATGGTTCAGAATGAACCGTTCAAAAAGTTTCTCCAGTGTTGGTAGCAGGCTGATAGGTCGATAGCTCATAGGGAGCATCGGATCTATGCCGGGTTTGAGGATAGGCCCTACTTTTGCTATTTTCCAGTTGTCTGGAAAATAGCTTAGTGGTAGGAATTTGTTTAACTGGGGTTTTCATGTTCTTAATCTGCTTCAGCGCTAAGTGGATTTCAGATATTATTATCCTCCTGTCATGGGGAACCTCGGCAATCCTATACCATATTATCTATACGTTTTAAGGTGGCAGCCACTACAGTCTCGTGAGGGCTAGCCAAAGTGCTTCCCCGTTGGTGCACAAAATAGTCAGCAAGAGTGTTACTCTTTTCCGATGGGATAACCAATATCCGATCAATATTCAAGGACGGAATTGGCCTTAGTTTCTGCCTATGAACTTTGGCTACCTTCCAGAATGGAGGAGAACGGGTATCAAGCCCTTCAACAAATCTAAAAATTTTCATTGCGCATTTCTTCAACGCAGGCAGAAATCTGCCTTGACTATGTTAAAGCTAGTTTCTTGCTGTCCAAGTTGCCAGTGCGTTGAAACTGACGACTCAGTCGGTTTCGTTCTCGAATTAGGTCAAGATTTAAGATTTTACTGCTAACTGGGACTTTTCTGATACTGACTGACTCAACCTGCTTAATTGTCTGCTCTATGGAATGGATTTCGCGGAATATAATACCAGCGTCTACCACTCGGCCGAAGCGCACCCAATCGACGTTGTGATAGTCCTTGCAGCAGAAAAATAGTTCTCTGGGGACGGCACAGTCGATGACAGTCACGTCCGGAAAATGGTCGAAGGTTAGCGCATCCAGAGTTTCCGGCTTGCTCAtactgatgttttttttcaggaAGCGGTCCAGAGTACTTGTTTCAGTACCTGACGCTAGTGTGTTGGTGTATCCGGATGGTGAATGGAGAAATACCCTTCTTCAGCGCAGGTGAACAGCAGTTCTCAGGTGAAGTTGTTTCTGCCGTTGTTCCATTAAGGTCGGTGCCGAGCATTAAGGTCACCACCAACAGTCAACCAAGAGTTAGATGATGTTGGTAAGATCCCTTTTTaaggcagcagcagtaccgtCGTTCCGCCGACACTGCATAGGACAGTAGACGACCACAAGCTGAATGCCCCCTGATGGTGTAAGAAGTTCAACTCCAAGAGCTTCAATGATGCGGATGTTTTAGTGCGGCAACGGCGTAAACCGCTGCGGATGTTTAAAGGCACTCCTCCCCCTCTAGCGCTGGGATCAGAACAGTTCAGGCAAAGTACGGTGCAGTTGGGAAGAGAGAAGCTTTCACAATGACGCAAATGAGTCTCAGTTATCAGTGCCACGTCTACTTGATTTCTAACGAGGAATTCCAATAAGagcgaccctttttttcctgattGAGCAGGCGTTCCAGGTGATGATTTTAAGTTCATCATCCATAGCGAATGGCGTGCTCCGATATGACGGCGAATTGTTCTTGGCGGGTGCAGCATGCAGCCAACCGCTCCATGATTGTGATGCATTTGTCCATCAGGGTGGATATATCCAGTAGAGTGGAGTTATTGCTGGGTGTCGAGGCGGCCAGTCTGGGGTCTGCAGCAGAATGGGCAGCCATCTTAGGTCATTCAGGTCGGGGAATGCTGCCATAGAGGAGATGGCAACCAGAGGTAGCACTTTCTGTGCGGCTGTTTTACTTTGTCGACCTCCCGTTGACCCTTACTGGCGTATCTGGTGATAACGATCGCGCTGCAAACAGTTGACGTCATGACAACAGTTGAACAAGAACAGTTGAGGTGACAGTcgctgtgagccttatcccgggctgactccgTTAAGGACGCATTCTTTGCGCATGTTACAATGTGAGTCGGCCTTTTGGGTCTCGGTACGTATCCTATCGTACCCGTAAGCAATCGACCACTCCAATCGACTTGAGGACCATTGTGGTGGTACCCTTGATGAAATGTATGAGATACAGGCAGTTATTGTTAAATTGCTCCTGCTTGTTTTCTCGGTGGAGCCGACTCCACATGGTTCAAGTTGGAGGGACCTGAAGGTCGccaaaaattttatcattctCCATTACCGGGAGTCCACGGATAACTGCTTTTAATTGCTGATAACCCCTCTTATCGTGCGTGTAATGCTCCACACGAGCCGCCATTAGGGTAGTTAGAAGGACTGTATGGGTAACCTCCTGCTTCACGTGGAGTTTGAATTCCATTCAAATGGACTGAAATTTCAATCCCGGGATGTCGGTCAAATCAGCTCGGAGCTGATGATAGTTATTGGTTTTTACCGTTATAGGTGATAAAAACACGCTTTTAAGCGTAGTGGTGGACGCGCTTTTAGCTCTAAAAGCAGATTTTTCGGTGGTAGTGACTTTGGCTTTACGCTCACTACCACGAAAGCGTACTTTGATGAACTCTTCCATCTCGATAATCGAGCGGCCGTCGGTATCGTCGCTCTGCAGAGTGTCCTTTCGAGGTTTATCCACGAGGGCAATGACCGCCGAATCAGCGAACTCGCTTGCTGGTGAAAGCGagttcttcctcttcttcttttttcgatCATCCCTGGACGATGAGCGGCTCACTTTTTTCCTTGTTCACTTTTGTCGAATCGCACTAATAACTCAGGCGTCCGTCTGGATCGAATGCTGGAAGCTGACTTTCTAATCTCGACACTGGTAAACTAGAGCCAGGATTTTATAGCCAGTACATTTcgggtttgatttttgaagcAGATTTGTTTTTTAGCTTTAGCGTACGGTAATAACTCACGAATGGTTTCAGGTTCTAACCCCAACTCAGCTTCCCCCGTACGTAGAAAAATCCTAAACTATCAGCTACGTAAAAAAATTGCAAGTATTGGAAAGTCTGGCTTTCCTTTACCGTACAACGGTTGTTGATTCATTTAAGAAGGAGATATGGAACGTGATAATTTTGAACAATAATTGGTACGTAGTTGGTGCACATCGGATTGATGTATTCAATGTAGCGATACGCGTTATTACATACTTTTTTATATCTatataaaaacataaaaattttcagttttatttatcaaaaatataatgtgTATAGGTATATCGATGTAACTTGTCGTAGAGGATTAATCTATAAACCGATTGGTGTCAGAAGTGCCTAGAGTTTCCGGAGCTGCAACGGATTTCCGTCTACTTCGTGCTAGCAGTTGTTGAAGAATGTTTTCATCAAAAACAGTGGAATATTGAGAATCGGTACACACCATATTGTGAATGTTTCGTACATGTTTTCTTAAACCCGAAGTCGCTAAATAATACCTGTTACAGAGATTACACATAAAGCAACGACGTGTCCTTGTATCGGCATTCAaagatgtttgatttatggtaATGGTTCTATTTGTACCACTATTATGTGTTATTTGACTGCCACCAATAGTGTTGTTGAACACagatttgtttaatttattgtaGGTGTTTTCGACAATATTATCCAAAGCCAATGGATCCTTTACCATTGATTCTGGAACAGGGTCATTTAGTGCAGCAGGATTACTTAAAAGGatattattcttcaacattGCGAACTGTGCTTTTTCCGGAGGTTCATCAAATAAGTTGGAGGAAACTCGTATATAAGTACTGTGACGACGTTTTGTTAATGATGAAAATGTCGGTCGCAACTGGTTGGAGATGTTTGTATTCACCGTAGGTTGCTGATTTTTTGCTGATGTTTCTTGATTAGACACACAGTTTGAAGCGACGTATTCAGCAATTGgcgaaacattcaaaaaaggatgaaaggtTTCAGTCGCTAAAATAGTATTTGCATAAGAAGCAGAAGAATGTTGAGCTGAATTGCCATTTATGATATTCTGCTGCCCAAATGGAACATTTGCTACGATCGTTGCCACCAGTACAGAATCTGAACTTTCTGTAGTTGCAGTTGAATTTGCAGGTACGTTTGTCGGGTTTAATTCTTGTCTAATTATTGTATTTGGAACATTATCAATTAAAGCCTTGTTGTTGCACCGAACCGTCGTTTCGCCTTTCTGATGTACAATCGTACTGTGACCACAAtttgttgatgttgaaaaCGCCGGTTGGAACTGGTTGGTGATGTTAGTATTCACCATCCGTTGCTGATTTTCTGTTATTGTTTCTTGATTAGGAATACAGTGTGAGGTATTGCATTCAGCAATTGGTGAAACAGTCA encodes:
- the LOC128723002 gene encoding solute carrier family 12 member 9, producing the protein MIAQNNVRSTNNDPVESSESSPITGRTNGVGTSRLIRQFGSLFSSPAQTNDPAGYVEFGSITDPVTNSGRTLGTFAGVFCPVALSMFSALVFIRVGFIVGNAGLYVTLLQFIIAYVILLFTVSSVCAISTNGAVEGGGVYFMISRTLGPEFGGSIGTLFFLANVVGCGLAISGCAEGIIQNFGPTDGTGSGSIPDGRWWRFLYCSSINTLMLIVVLIGAEMFAKTSMMILGVVVICLLSTYISFLTQGPMEVAIPHENSLVNFTTAHYTGLQADTLLANLATNYTKDYTSNGNQVNFAVVFGVLFSGVTGIMAGANMSGDLKNPSKSIPAGTLSAVLFTFLCYMALSILIAATTTSTLLQNNFLFLGPINIWPTFVTIGILTATFSTGLSNLIGASRVMEALAKDRVFGPLLSFVVKGTFKSNPIAAVIASWVLVEIILLIGSLNTIAQINSVLFMLAYLATNLACLGIDITGAPNFRPTYKYYSWHTAFIGLLGTAIMMFVINSIYALSSIILCLLLVIALHLFSPAAQGAQWGSISQALMFHQVRKYLLMLDSRKDHVKFWRPQMLLLVSSPRSCCPLLHFVNDMKKGGLYIIGHVKAGEFVENDSSNDPTIEEYTQWLSLVDHLKVKAFVELTLSRSVREGIQHLIRISGMGAMKPNTAILGFYDEEQSRDFFEFEDSPYKTNEFDGNEIKLFPYRKSGETKSMGVVEYVRIIDDVLRMKKNLCLCRHFHRLDKQMIARNNHIRFIDVWPVNIFEPKNEDPFDVVSQFMMQLACIIKMLPVWKKLELRVFLCESESIPENSATFERPAEHRLDQRLKLLRISASIHKIPEWNKDIDFAKHRSILKQFTGSSDSNQVMAEENINRSKLYMQRINQIIRDRSNATAVTFMYLPTPPATPSVDFKEKCHHYLDLLTELTFDLPPTILVHGIDAVTSTTL